One Solanum pennellii chromosome 9, SPENNV200 DNA segment encodes these proteins:
- the LOC107029486 gene encoding ethylene-responsive transcription factor RAP2-7-like — MFDLNLCFEEDAMETVTTSGKLKELSFGQIENSGTSNSSIVNVETSSTAGDDEFISCSDQRTDGYAFEILRADYEVNGFVTKELFPLTGGESAATPSQQQQWLDLSGNYGGVPMEQRIVIGPPQLRQQVKKSRRGPRSRSSQYRGVTFYRRTGRWESHIWDCGKQVYLGGFDTAHAAARAYDRAAIKFRGLDADINFNVSDYHDDLKQMGNFSKEEFVHILRRQSTGFSRGSSKYRGVTLHKCGRWEARMGQFLGKKAYDKAAIKCNGREAVTNFELSTYEGELSTEAENGGADHNLDLNLGIAPSVLADDQGGNTCQMVNYVVQCASNGLPGYTGAMNIPTTTMGGKLLHGHQLLTDRPLLWNGVNTSIFPTLKGTALGKGIEVDSSPNWTRQDQHPYGGSPSVPLFSTAASSGFANSTTAAAQLPRFSTGKLPYQHSPSLANMNFAHYYCKS; from the exons ATGTTTGACCTTAATCTTTGTTTTGAGGAAGATGCTATGGAAACTGTTACGACGTCAGGGAAGCTGAAGGAACTGTCATTTGGGCAAATTGAGAATTCCGGTACATCGAATTCATCTATTGTGAACGTGGAAACGTCTAGTACTGCCGGTGATGATGAGTTCATTTCGTGTTCCGATCAGCGTACTGATGGGTACGCATTTGAGATTCTAAGAGCTGATTATGAAGTGAATGGGTTTGTGACTAAGGAGTTGTTTCCGTTAACCGGTGGAGAATCGGCAGCGACGCCGTCGCAGCAGCAGCAGTGGTTGGATCTCTCGGGTAATTACGGTGGTGTTCCGATGGAGCAGAGGATCGTTATTGGTCCACCACAGCTGAGACAACAGGTGAAGAAGAGCCGAAGAGGACCCAGGTCCCGGAGTTCCCAATACCGTGGTGTCACATTCTATCGGAGAACTGGACGATGGGAATCTCACATCTG GGATTGTGGGAAACAAGTTTATTTAG GGGGATTTGACACTGCACATGCTGCTGCTAG GGCATATGATCGTGCTGCGATTAAATTTAGAGGACTTGATGCAGATATCAATTTCAATGTCAGTGATTATCATGATGATTTAAAGCAG ATGGGGAACTTTTCAAAGGAAGAGTTTGTGCATATACTTCGACGACAGAGCACTGGTTTCTCTAGAGGAAGTTCGAAATACAGGGGAGTCACGTTGCACAAATGTGGACGATGGGAAGCTCGAATGGGGCAGTTTCTTGGAAAGAA GGCGTATGATAAGGCTGCAATAAAATGCAACGGAAGGGAAGCAGTCACTAATTTTGAGCTAAGCACATATGAAGGTGAATTAAGTACTGAGGCTGAAAATGGAG GTGCAGACCATAATCTTGATCTGAACTTGGGAATAGCCCCCTCTGTATTAGCTGATGACCAGGGTGGCAACACCTGCCAAATGGTGAACTATGTAGTCCAGTGTGCCTCAAATGGTTTGCCTGGATATACAGGAGCCATG AACATTCCTACAACCACAATGGGAGGTAAACTGCTTCACGGCCATCAACTGCTGACTGATCGCCCTCTACTCTGGAATGGAGTGAACACCAGTATCTTTCCCACATTGAAG GGAACAGCATTAGGGAAGGGTATAGAAGTTGATTCTTCACCAAATTGGACGCGGCAAGACCAACATCCTTATGGCGGGAGTCCTTCAGTGCCACTCTTCTCTACTGCAGCATCATCAGGATTCGCTAATTCAACTACAGCTGCTGCTCAGCTACCCCGCTTTTCCACTGGGAAATTACCTTACCAGCATTCACCATCACTTGCCAATATGAACTTTGCGCATTATTACTGCAAGAGCTGA